CAAGTCTAATAGAGATGTTGTCAGATTAGACATCCTaacttcttttatttatttatttattggtcTTCTATTTTGCAGCAAAAAAATTCCTTTGATGGCAGAATCACCGAATCTCAGGCTTCAAGTTCAACTCAGAGTCCAAACCTAACTGGAAGTTTTGCATGCTTACCAGAAACTGAGAGGGAAAGAGATGTTTACCTTCAATGATCCCAGTTGAGAAAATGCACCAAATTGTGAACTTTCATCTCCACTTTAACTTGCTTGTGCCCTGCTCCAACATTGTGGCATGGCCTAGGTATGCTCTTCTCAGAAGTCAGACCAGAGAAGAAAGATGGATATCAGTCAAGCTCAAGCTCCAGACACCGTCAGAAGTTCAGTCTGGACTCCAAGAAACGAATTGAAGGAGGATGTTTACCTTAGCAAGAGTTGCACTAGCCAATCCCTGTTCTTGAGGAAAGGCTTCTTTCCTGCACCGTAGTCTTCACATCACTCACCAAATGCCCTGCTTCAATATTTTGCCATTGGTTAAGTGAGTTTTCAATTGTTAATTTGAACTTTATCATGTCAAAGACTTTCACATATAAAAGCTGCATTCTGAATTTCCGTTGTTGTATTTCTATGTAATAGTAAATGCTCTTCTTTGCATGAATAATGTTGGCCACACAATCTCATTTTATGGTCTAAAATAGTATTAATGTTTATGCTTCTCTCCCTGATAAGATGGGTTGATTATTGCTATCTCTATGCATAATGATTATTTAGGCCTAAACTATATTTATAATTATAGCAAGGTTGATTGACACCATCACATCGTCAAATAAGTtctaaaatttataattataacCATAAAGAGCTTCTGCCAAATTTCTGTAATTCTATATAAGGTCATGCGATTATTTTCTAAGGAatctatctttttatttttttcaatttagccCTTGTGCCAACTCTCACTCACGTGTCATGAGACCTATTGACttggaatctttttttttttttaaaccatatTTTAACTTCTCTGATCCCAAAGTGGATTCAAGCAGGCATGGTGGAGAATGGTGGTTTATGTAcaattgttatatatatatttttttttgataaaatccGTATAAACGCTATGGTTGAAAGTTAGGATGTCCTCTTATCGTTAAAAAATGTTCATAGCACCTCTCATAATTCAAACTAATATGGAATTTAATTAACAACAGGCTTTTCAAAAATGTTTGTAATATCCCCTTATGATTCAAACTAATTTGGAATTTAATCGATAACAAGCTCGTTACTTATAAAAGTGATATCATTTTTGGGATGATAAAATGCATTTTATCCATATTACACCATTTTTTTTGTCCCAAattccttttttaattttttcttttgctttataattttttcctttgtttccttcttttcttcttctccccGAACCCCATCCCACCAGTACCACCACACCACCAACACTGATCACTATAACTCCCACGTCCACCAACAAAGGATTCTGATCATCATTGAATTCTTTCATTCGTGTGAGCCCTTTAATGTTGGGATGGTGGTTCTAAAGTAAGCTAACATAGAAAAGAATGTTTTGAGTGAAAGTGAGAATTAACAGGCAAGAGCGGCAATACGTTGAACATTAATTTCCTGGGGAGCCATGGTCTAATCCCTAAGTTGCGTCTTCAAAAGATGGAGAGACTTTGAGTGGTGTTCCTGTCCTGACCGGCCAGATTGCgtcttcaaaaaattttgacacTGAATTATCTAGGAAACTAATTGCACTTAAAATGAAAAGTTTTAATCAAGTTTCTGtatcaacaattttttttttacctactAAATTATTTTAACAAAGCAACAGAAAGGTAAGTGTACGAACTTTAGTacacttgggatcctcggtgacaAAGTTTTCTATGCCAATTCAATGCCACCTATAATATTTTGTCAagtgtcatgttattatttgcactttagggtccgtttgtttcgggtgaaaatattttcctaatttcccgtgtttggttgcacaaaagttattgaaaatatttttctatgtaaaatattttcactcatcttatggaaaacaacttccattccaaacttactgaagttgttttccgaaatgcatgcatcccgcctgtagtatgttccaaacttattaaaaacatcttgtagtatgttctttttttttttagtgtaaacaggaggattcgaacccaagacctcttccttacactccctcccccgtaccacccaaccttccccctagtatattcaaaataaaaaaaaaacctcatcctgctcatcctatgctagtaattaattatgtataatagggacattcttttctagagaaattTTTAgtagtgagagtgcaagatatatgtcacaataagcattgcaagtgattgatatttgacactaaatgaccagtaatttgtttattacttaaagagatattttttattcatatatacatttctccaagatttttttaaagttaaacaatgagataaattttcttattttgcatgggaagaagtatgtagttgtaatgtgtagaaagtaaagatagagataaaagtgaaaatatttcaaaagttaaacaaacactagaaaaatgaagtaagaaaatattttcaatcaGCTAACCAAAcacatgaaaatgatgaaagggaaatgattttcatggaaaattacttccatgaaaaatatttttccaaggaaaacattttacttccaaccaaacagacccttaattttctaataattcaaccGGTTTGGTTTAACACAAGTTTTTTCTATTCTCTAAAACTTTGAACCAAACCAAACCAACCGGTCTAATTCCATTCATCATTGATTGCCTTCCAACAAAATTGCACAGGAACTCTTTTTGACGTTGATTGCTTTGAAAAAgccaaaaagagaaaattccCAGAAACTAGTGTGCTGAAAATTCCGAAATGGTGACTCGCACCGCTGCTGGAAATTCTTTCAGCTATATTGTTGGCTGACTCCGATGAGCTCTACACTTCAACGACGTCATCCTTTTGATTCCTCCACCAGCTCCACCAATTAAGAAAGATAACACTGCTCCAAGTAAATGTACCTTCTCTCAAAGGAGGACGTAAATCTGGTGCCCAGTTTTGCAGTTCCCGGCTGATGCCCAATTGAATAGCAGCAACCTGACCTGCTCCGAGGAGTGCCCAATGGCAATTAGCtgataacaaaagaaaattgcTAAAGTTGAATTGAATCATCAATTAACTCATCCTAGGCAGGTAGAATGATTTCACACACAGCTTGCATGATTAAGGAACCACGTGGTTTTAAATTTGCTCGAAAAATTAATCCCACGGTAAGGACTAAAACCTCAAACACCACCAACCAACCTCCCAAAAGagacccccaaaaaaaagcaATAATAATCAAAGAAGAAAGACTGAAGCAGAGCTAAGTTACATAAAAGAAACACTGGGGTTTCATTGGTTATCAAAGAGCCGCAGAAAGCTTTAATTTGAGGACTTCCTGAATAGGTCTTGTCAATTTGCTTCAACAGTCGAAGGCTACAGTTTTAGCTTATTAGACAACGGTTGAAGCTTTCAGggactttttctttttgactttgtTCAAAGCAATCAACGATGAAAAGgtttggactttggaggcaatttTGTTTAgggttatcttttttttttttctaaagcaATCGATCTTGAGTGGTTGCTGTACAAAAGTATTGGTAATGGAATTAGACCAGTTGGTTTGGTTTGGTTCAAAGTTTTAGAGGATAGAAAAAACTTGTGTTAAACCAAATCagttgaattattagaaaattaaagtgcAAATAATAACAGGATACTTGGCAAAATATTATAGGTGGCATTGGGTTGGCATAGAAAACTTTGTCACCGAGGATCCCAGGTGACTTTAGTAAGGAAGCTATgtattgatttttatttttattttttttttgtcaaaagaaGCTATGTATTGATTGATAAACTGAAATATGCAATAGTTGGACCACGGCAGGAACGGTTGACCGTTCTTGGCGATTTTGTGCATTTTACACACGGCGTAACTTTATTTGCACAACGTATAATTTTAGAATAAAATTTTGTGAGTCCTACACATGATGTGAAAATCGAGGTACAAGATGTGATCTGAACCATATATTTTTTGTGACCAAATCCTGATCATGAACGGTGTGCAGCGATGGTTCTTCTGATGATCGTCCATGTCCCTGTCCATGTCCCTTATCCACAATAGTTATGTATTAGTACAAGTATTCATTTTTTAATCTTCTCATCCTTACAATCCCAAGGAGAAAAATGTGGTTGACTATTCTTTGCTATTAATCTTTGAAGAGAAAATCATATTTAAAGTGCAAATGGAAAGTACTTACACAAATAATACAGCTACAAATGCTGGTTTTATATGTTCAAGGagaaaaattttagaaattttcaattttattagtTTCAGCTCATATATAGAAAATCATATGTAGGCAGAACAAAgtgtttaaaaattgaaatttggtagatcaaaaatgaataagaaaatgaaataactaatgaaaaggtgcatgCAATTtagctttaaaaaaaattttcttgacataatagataaaattttaacAAGTCAACAGGTAACGCTAAAATAATTAATGGCAAGTTAAATTTTATAAATCAATTAACCAAACAGTACTAGTAAGGTCAAAAAATATGTATAGAGAGGTAaatgtacaatttttttttttcttaatgttcaaatttttcataaagCAACAGCAAGgttgtgtcttcttcttcgcAGATGTCAAAGTCGATCAAATGACGCAGGAGCTGGAAGACAAACTTTCGAACAATTAATGTAAGGGACTACCTTTAGGTCTTGTTATGCTTTGGAGATTTCATGCGAACAAAGCTAGTGAACTCCGTGTGGTTATTAACATTGCATTTTTTGGGTCTCGTTTACTTTTCCAAATGGAAGCACAAAGAAACCTCCAAATTGTACTATAAACGAACATTTAAACGAGGATGCAGGTAAAAAAGAACCAACAAAGGATTCTGATCATCATTGAATTCTTTCATTTGTGACAACCCTTTAATGTCCGGATGGGGAGGGTTCTAAAGTAAGTTAACAATAGAAAGGATGTTTGAGCGAAGGAGAGAATTAATAGGCAAGAGTGCCAATACTTCGCACATTTCCTGGGGAGCCTTTTTGAGTGGTGTTCCTGTCCTGACCGGCCAGATTGCTCAAGATTACTGAAAACTTGTAATTTGCCACTAATCTAGAATGATATAAAGGCACTGACATGTTAGAACTTGTAATTTGTCATCAGTTATATCAACAATGGTTATGGTTTTTACCTTTACGGTCCTTTTCTCTTCAATCTCTTGTTTACCGTTTTATATAAGGAGGAGGATGAACAAAGACCTCTCGCCATCGAAGTAATCAAACATTAGAACCAAGTAAAAGCATTAACAAAGAAGTCTCAATATTCGCACTCATATATATGGGAAAACCATCAGTTTTGGTATTGGCGCGGGGGTCTAAAGTAAGCTAACACAGCAAAGACTGTCTGGATTAAGGTGAGGATGAAAAGCAAGATAGCCAATAGTTTGAACCTTTCCCAGGGAGCAATGTTATAGTCTCTCAGTTGGATCCTCAAAAGGTGGAGGTTTGGAGTGGTGTGCTTGTCCTGGCTGGCCAGATTGCTCAAGATTGTAGGCAACTTCTCTTTATGGTAGGGGTTGTCTGCTTTGATGATTCCTTTTTTGGCTAACAGCTTGACATCTTCATAGGTACAAATGAGATCGTTCATGAACTGCAGATAGGATCTCACCTCGCGTTTGCTCTTGCCCTGTTGTTGACTCTCCTCGTAATGCTTCAGGCTTTTGAAAACTAGTTCTGTATCATCACCAACTGTGAATACCGGCAAGTAAAGACGAGCAAAGATGAAGTAGTCTGTAAAACTTATCTCTGTACAGCCCACCTTTTTCACTTTCCTAAAACGGATTCCCTTCTTATTCAACTCGGAGGCGCTAAGAGTCAGGTCCTTGGCCCCATGGACTCCCCTGCTGTCCCCCAAATCAACATCCCCTGTATCAGCGTCAACGAGGTTGACATTGCTTAAACTTCGTGCTGGATCAAGCATGAATGAGTGGAGCGCATGAAGCAAGTCAGTAGGCTGCTGCTCTTCACCCCGTGGCTTTGGTGATGCAACAGTTTGATTGGCAACATGTTCTCGAGCAGGCAGAACAAGCAACTCATACAAGATCCTCTTGGGCAGTTGTGATGGAGTTTCCCAGTTCACTACTTTTAGTATATCCTGGAAAAAACTTTGCTTCATAAATTCATTGAGCACCACAAGTGGAATTTGATTCCCAACAAAGAACATCGCCTCAATCCACCTGTTGACatcctctttcttctttttgttgcCAAAGATAATGTGATTGCCGGGATAACCCAGTTGCTCGGAAGAAGCTCCGAGGATGAATAATGCCAACTGGAGGAAGAAGCAACCATCTTCAATCATCATCCACCGGAACTGAGACTCTGTCAAGTTACGCACGACTCCCCCAGCATCAGCATAACTAGCTCTGGCTCTTTTCTCTACCCTTCTCGTTGCAAACAAGTAATTTTCTATGGTTCTGTTTCTGTTCCCGCCTCCAGATTTTTCCAGTACTTTATCCCACGCTTCCTTCTTTCCACTGACCTCGGATTCGTCTTCACGGTAAAATGGGCCAAATCTGGGGTGCGACACTTGGAGCTTTCCCTTTTCTCCAAGTTCATCGAGGACTGATGGGTGGCactgataggttgcaattttatcatttattttattattaatttttcctattacctgacctaatgtggattaattgctagattctactcacttttgatattttgcatttatttcagggagtagaacgaaaatataaCAACAGGTGCTAATTTGGCAAGAAAAGAGTTCAGATGATAGAGTTTGTCctaggggcatttttggaacaaTAAATGCTGAGCCCTTGTTGGGCAAATTGGGCCGAAGTCTTCATTTTTCCGCACAGGAGCCGCCGCAAGGAGCACTACTTTATATAGGAAAATTGCGCAGGAAAAAGggggtcttcttcttcctctgcgGAAGGAGAGCCGCCGCGCAGAGCTTCTCAAAAGAGGACATTAGATAGGAATAGAGCAAACAATGGAAGACAACTCTTTAGCTTAgtcttttgacttttccttgtGGGCTCCAAGaagcttttccttttccttctcgtATGACTAGACAAGTAGAGACCATAGAATCAATTGCTGTAGCTTTGCTATCTTTTCAAACATTGGAACCGAattgaatttccccaatttcAAGGGACAATGGCTGCGGCTCTCTTTACAATTTCTGGTGGGTTTAGTTCATCAATTATGAGCTAATttcctttttctagtcaaggagcaacgGATGTTTTGATTCGTCTAAAACTTGTGAGATCgacttaattttatatttttcttttatttattagtattcgcata
This Coffea arabica cultivar ET-39 chromosome 3e, Coffea Arabica ET-39 HiFi, whole genome shotgun sequence DNA region includes the following protein-coding sequences:
- the LOC140038788 gene encoding uncharacterized protein; the encoded protein is MSTEGRRRPSAWARGTAAVHLATARSQAAAVVTRWRKRRTGWGRSCWRAAWRLRACGQLRAAADERERGSRQCHPSVLDELGEKGKLQVSHPRFGPFYREDESEVSGKKEAWDKVLEKSGGGNRNRTIENYLFATRRVEKRARASYADAGGVVRNLTESQFRWMMIEDGCFFLQLALFILGASSEQLGYPGNHIIFGNKKKKEDVNRWIEAMFFVGNQIPLVVLNEFMKQSFFQDILKVVNWETPSQLPKRILYELLVLPAREHVANQTVASPKPRGEEQQPTDLLHALHSFMLDPARSLSNVNLVDADTGDVDLGDSRGVHGAKDLTLSASELNKKGIRFRKVKKVGCTEISFTDYFIFARLYLPVFTVGDDTELVFKSLKHYEESQQQGKSKREVRSYLQFMNDLICTYEDVKLLAKKGIIKADNPYHKEKLPTILSNLASQDKHTTPNLHLLRIQLRDYNIAPWERFKLLAILLFILTLIQTVFAVLAYFRPPRQYQN